TCGATTCCGCTGGTGATTCCTCCAACGGCTGGAAATGACCGCTGGCGTCCGCTCATGAGTGTGCTCCTGGCCTCGCACCCGGCGATGCAGGGGATATCCGGACACGAAATCAGCGTTGATCCGGCTGCCATCCACTTCGGGGTGATGCTGGCGGCGTATCGGGAAGGCAATGTGGATGCATTCAATCAGCAGCTTTTTGAGTACGGTGACGTCGTTCGTGCTGAAAGTCCTGAAGCGTTCGATAAAGTTTCGTTTGAGGTTTTTTATAACCGCCTCAATGCTTTCATGAAATCGGCACAGCTTTATCTGCTGGTTTTTGTGCTCAGTATGTTCGGTTGGCTCTTCCGAAAAGACGGGCTGATTTCCGCCTCGCGCACCATCATGATGGTCGCCTTTGTTCCGCATACCTGGGCCATCATTGCGCGCGTGTTCCTTTCCGGTTATCCGCCGGTAACCAATCTCTATTCCTCCGCAATTTTTATCGGTTGGGCTGCTGTCGGGGCGGGCATTATTCTGGAACTCGGATTCCGTAAAAAGGCTGCCGGAATCGGTAATCTGGTCGGTGGAATTGCCGGTTTTTCAACCCTGCTTATTGCCTACTTTCTCGCTGGAGACGGCGATACGATGGAGCAGATGCGGGCTGTGCTCGATACCCGCTTCTGGTTGGCTACGCATGTTATCACGGTCACGCTTGGCTATATGGCCACATTTGTAACCGGCGCGATCGGTGTTTTTTACATATTGAGCGGACTGCTCACCCGCCGTCTGGATCAGGAAACCGAAGACGGGATGTACCGCATGATGTATGGCACCACCTGTTTTGCGTTGCTGCTCAGTTTTGTGGGAACCGTACTCGGCGGTTTGTGGGCCGACGATTCATGGGGCCGGTTCTGGGGCTGGGACCCAAAAGAAAACGGGGCGCTTCTTATTGTGATCTGGAATGCGATCATGCTGCACGCGAAATACGGACAGATGGTCAAGCACCGAGGTTTTGCGGTTATGGCCGTATTCGGCAATGTGGTAACTGCATGGTCGTGGTTCGGGGTGAATCAGTTGTCGGTCGGTTTGCATTCCTATGGATTCACCGATTCCGCCAGCTTCTGGCTCATTATGTTCTGTCTGTCGCAGTCTATCCTTTGTGCCGCTGGGCTGACGCCTGCCAAACGCTGGAAATCCGGCGCCGTGCAATAAATTCAAATCACCAAGCATATGAAGATCATTGCGATATATAATTTCATACATTGCAATGTATGAAATTATATTTTTATCGATTAAACGGAGGATTTTATTTTTTCATACATTGCAATGTGTGAAAAATGAGTCATTTAGGCGCTAGTCAGCTGTCTGTGAATTTGGATTGATTGATCTGCGACTTTGTGACACAGTTCATTCCATGAAACCGGGATTTTTTGATAAGCTGGTTGGTCATCTTGATCATCTTGATAAAGGTAGTCTTCA
This region of Pontiella agarivorans genomic DNA includes:
- a CDS encoding cytochrome c biogenesis protein, producing MKRTITQIFVVLFCLWFFQKGLRPKSETPEEFQLNAFAHLPVKYEGRKKPLDTFARNLLTVLSGKQSVRNPDGEKVEAIEWLLDSISGTEHAADYRVIRIENIDLLASLGLGEKDGDHFRFSYRQLAPALVTLDQAARSAFAKDSRERDLYDRQVIKLANKLYAFQNVLSSFEDPSGTPQDQIFSTAQRYMTLEGYSIPLVIPPTAGNDRWRPLMSVLLASHPAMQGISGHEISVDPAAIHFGVMLAAYREGNVDAFNQQLFEYGDVVRAESPEAFDKVSFEVFYNRLNAFMKSAQLYLLVFVLSMFGWLFRKDGLISASRTIMMVAFVPHTWAIIARVFLSGYPPVTNLYSSAIFIGWAAVGAGIILELGFRKKAAGIGNLVGGIAGFSTLLIAYFLAGDGDTMEQMRAVLDTRFWLATHVITVTLGYMATFVTGAIGVFYILSGLLTRRLDQETEDGMYRMMYGTTCFALLLSFVGTVLGGLWADDSWGRFWGWDPKENGALLIVIWNAIMLHAKYGQMVKHRGFAVMAVFGNVVTAWSWFGVNQLSVGLHSYGFTDSASFWLIMFCLSQSILCAAGLTPAKRWKSGAVQ